One genomic segment of Mycolicibacterium psychrotolerans includes these proteins:
- a CDS encoding TauD/TfdA dioxygenase family protein: protein MSTLRVVKLGAVIGARIEGVDLAGGVDPATAAVINAALLEHKVIFFRGQHGLDDDGQLAFARTLGTPTTAHPTVTSRGIKVLPIDSRYDKANSWHTDVTFVDRIPKASLLRAVTLPPYGGTTTWASTEAAYDRLPEPLRALAENLWAVHTNTYDYARDIDGRREALADTERQYREEFVSDYYETEHPVVRIHPETGRRVLLLGNFVKGFLGLGRTESAALFDLFQARITKLEHTIRWNWELGDVAVWDNRATQHYAVADYDNQFRRLTRVTLAGDVPVDVHGERSRVIAGDASAYSDIVVPVRLAG from the coding sequence ATGTCAACGCTTCGTGTCGTCAAGCTCGGCGCCGTCATCGGTGCGCGCATCGAGGGGGTCGATCTCGCCGGTGGCGTCGACCCCGCGACGGCAGCCGTGATCAACGCGGCGCTGCTCGAGCACAAGGTGATCTTCTTCCGCGGCCAGCACGGTCTCGACGACGACGGTCAGTTGGCGTTCGCGCGCACCCTCGGCACCCCGACGACAGCGCACCCGACGGTGACGTCCCGCGGCATCAAGGTGCTGCCCATCGACTCCCGCTACGACAAGGCCAACAGCTGGCACACCGACGTCACCTTCGTCGACCGCATCCCGAAGGCCTCGCTGTTGCGCGCCGTCACGCTGCCCCCCTACGGCGGCACGACGACATGGGCGTCGACCGAGGCCGCCTACGACCGGCTGCCGGAGCCGCTGCGCGCGCTGGCCGAGAATCTCTGGGCGGTGCACACCAACACCTATGACTACGCCCGGGACATCGACGGTCGGCGGGAGGCATTGGCCGACACCGAACGCCAGTATCGCGAGGAGTTCGTGTCCGACTACTACGAGACCGAGCACCCCGTGGTGCGCATCCACCCCGAGACCGGCCGCCGCGTCCTGCTGCTCGGCAACTTCGTCAAGGGTTTCCTGGGTCTCGGGCGTACTGAGTCGGCCGCGCTGTTCGATCTGTTCCAGGCACGGATCACCAAGCTGGAGCACACCATTCGGTGGAATTGGGAGCTCGGCGACGTCGCGGTGTGGGACAACCGGGCCACCCAGCACTACGCCGTCGCCGATTACGACAACCAGTTCCGCCGGCTCACCCGGGTGACGCTGGCCGGCGACGTGCCCGTCGACGTCCACGGCGAGCGCAGCCGCGTGATCGCGGGTGACGCCTCCGCCTACTCCGACATCGTCGTTCCGGTGCGGCTGGCCGGCTGA
- a CDS encoding ABC transporter permease yields MTSTNSVWSYVSAHYPQLLFDSYQHVSAVVQSVLIATVVGVVIGVLTYRNPVAANLATATSSVILTVPAFALLGLLIPLFGLGVIPSVAALVLYSLLPIIRNTIVGLGGVDPALTDAARGIGMSRLTTLTRVELRLVWPAILSAMRLSTQMSMGVLAIAAYVKGPGLGNLIFAGLARVGSPTALPMALTGTLLIVILALALDAVLVLIGRLTTSKGIR; encoded by the coding sequence GTGACCTCGACCAACTCGGTGTGGAGTTACGTCAGCGCCCACTACCCTCAGCTGCTTTTCGACTCGTATCAGCACGTCAGCGCCGTCGTCCAGAGTGTCCTGATCGCGACGGTCGTGGGTGTCGTGATCGGGGTGCTGACCTACCGAAACCCCGTTGCGGCGAATCTCGCGACCGCGACGTCGAGTGTGATCCTCACCGTTCCGGCGTTCGCTCTGCTGGGTCTGCTCATCCCGCTGTTCGGCCTCGGGGTGATCCCCAGCGTGGCCGCGCTGGTGCTCTACTCGCTGCTGCCGATCATTCGGAACACGATCGTTGGGCTGGGCGGTGTCGACCCCGCGCTGACCGACGCCGCCCGCGGCATCGGTATGAGCCGGCTGACCACGCTGACGCGGGTGGAGTTGCGGTTGGTGTGGCCGGCGATCCTGTCCGCGATGCGGCTGTCCACCCAGATGTCCATGGGTGTGCTCGCGATCGCGGCCTACGTCAAGGGTCCGGGACTGGGCAACCTGATCTTCGCAGGCCTGGCCCGGGTCGGCAGCCCCACCGCCCTTCCCATGGCGCTCACCGGCACGCTGCTCATCGTGATCCTGGCGCTGGCCCTCGACGCCGTGCTCGTGCTGATCGGACGGCTCACCACATCGAAAGGCATTCGGTGA
- a CDS encoding ABC transporter ATP-binding protein, giving the protein MTTHTDPTGVRIELDHVSKVYPGAEQPAVDDVSLDVPAGEIVVFVGPSGCGKTTTMRMINRLSEPTSGRILIGDEDALSIRPTELRRSIGYAIQQAGLFPHMTIRQNVGLVPGLLNWQRSRIDDRVDELLDLVGLEPAQYADRYPRQLSGGQQQRVGVARALAADPPVLLMDEPFGAVDPITRSTLQDELLRLQEELRKTIVFVTHDFGEAVKLGDRIAVLGQQSKVLQYDTPQNILASPADDTVAGFVGSGASLRQLGLLRVKDVALESRPSVLRNDSVERARATIAGSDCDWAVVVDDRERPVSWVRENRLRHAGSLADAVERLEVVSTQSTLEDALEAILAEQHASAVVTGPGGRYQGVVTLDTLIDTITRLRAEAETDGAGDDPS; this is encoded by the coding sequence GTGACAACGCATACCGACCCGACCGGGGTCCGCATCGAGCTCGACCACGTGTCGAAGGTCTATCCGGGCGCCGAACAGCCCGCTGTCGACGACGTCTCGCTCGACGTCCCCGCCGGCGAGATCGTGGTGTTCGTCGGCCCGTCCGGGTGTGGGAAGACCACGACGATGCGGATGATCAACCGGCTCAGCGAGCCCACGTCCGGCCGCATCCTGATCGGCGACGAGGACGCGTTGTCGATCAGACCCACGGAGCTGCGGCGCTCGATCGGCTACGCGATCCAGCAGGCGGGGCTGTTCCCGCACATGACGATCCGGCAGAACGTCGGCCTGGTGCCCGGACTGCTGAACTGGCAACGCTCGAGGATCGACGACCGGGTCGACGAACTACTCGACCTGGTCGGGCTCGAGCCGGCGCAATACGCCGACCGCTACCCCCGCCAGCTCTCCGGCGGGCAGCAGCAGCGCGTCGGGGTGGCGCGGGCCCTGGCCGCCGACCCGCCGGTGCTGCTGATGGACGAACCGTTCGGCGCGGTCGACCCGATCACCCGCAGCACGCTCCAGGACGAACTGCTCCGGCTGCAAGAGGAATTGCGCAAGACCATCGTGTTCGTCACCCACGACTTCGGCGAGGCCGTCAAGCTCGGCGACCGCATCGCCGTCCTCGGCCAGCAGTCGAAGGTGCTGCAGTACGACACCCCGCAGAACATCCTGGCCAGCCCCGCCGACGACACCGTTGCCGGCTTCGTCGGCTCCGGCGCGTCGCTGCGTCAACTCGGCTTGCTGCGCGTGAAAGACGTTGCGCTGGAATCACGTCCGTCGGTGCTCCGCAACGACAGCGTGGAGCGGGCGCGTGCCACCATCGCCGGCAGTGACTGCGACTGGGCGGTGGTGGTCGACGACCGCGAGCGGCCGGTCAGCTGGGTGCGGGAGAATCGGCTGCGCCACGCCGGCTCCCTCGCCGACGCCGTCGAGCGCCTCGAGGTGGTCAGTACGCAATCCACCCTCGAGGACGCCCTGGAGGCGATCCTGGCCGAACAGCACGCCTCGGCCGTGGTAACCGGCCCCGGCGGCCGCTACCAGGGGGTGGTCACCCTCGACACGCTCATCGACACCATCACCCGGTTGCGCGCGGAAGCTGAGACCGACGGGGCCGGGGACGACCCGTCGTGA
- a CDS encoding ABC transporter permease, with product MDTGATPTSSAPATTAAERLRLFIQPVLVVIVGAAVVFWAFDRDLTATQRENINPGNVATLIWQHLLITAAVTAIVVLIGVPVGVLVTRPGAKALRPLFIGIANVGQAAPAIGLLVLLFLLTARTGFWIGVLPIALYSLLPVLSSTILGIDQVDRALLDAGLGQGMSRAALLARVELPLAVPFILAGLRTSLVLAVGTATLSFLVNAGGLGILIDTGYKLQDNVTLVLGSVLAVCLALLVDWLGGLAEFYVGPKGLR from the coding sequence ATCGACACCGGTGCCACCCCGACATCGAGCGCGCCGGCCACCACCGCGGCCGAGCGGTTGCGGTTGTTCATCCAGCCGGTACTGGTGGTGATCGTCGGTGCCGCCGTCGTGTTCTGGGCGTTCGACCGCGACCTGACCGCCACCCAGCGGGAGAACATCAATCCGGGCAACGTCGCGACACTGATCTGGCAGCACCTGCTGATCACCGCGGCGGTGACCGCGATCGTCGTGCTGATCGGAGTGCCGGTCGGGGTGTTGGTCACCCGCCCGGGCGCGAAAGCGTTGCGGCCGTTGTTCATCGGCATCGCCAACGTCGGGCAGGCGGCACCCGCCATCGGGCTGCTGGTGCTGCTGTTCCTGTTGACCGCGCGGACCGGATTCTGGATCGGCGTGCTGCCGATCGCGCTGTACTCGCTGCTGCCCGTGTTGTCGAGCACCATCCTCGGCATCGACCAGGTCGACCGTGCGTTGCTCGACGCCGGTCTCGGACAGGGCATGTCGCGTGCCGCGCTGCTGGCGCGGGTCGAACTCCCGCTGGCGGTGCCGTTCATCCTCGCCGGGCTGCGCACCTCGCTGGTCCTTGCCGTCGGCACCGCGACCCTGTCGTTTCTGGTCAACGCCGGCGGTCTGGGCATCCTGATCGACACCGGATACAAGTTGCAGGACAACGTGACCCTCGTGCTGGGCAGCGTGCTAGCGGTGTGCCTGGCGCTGCTGGTGGACTGGCTGGGCGGGCTCGCCGAGTTCTACGTCGGGCCCAAGGGGCTGCGCTGA